The Pseudodesulfovibrio sediminis genome includes the window GCCCTGCGCTTTGGCGTCTTCAAGTATCTGAGCTTTTTCGGCAGCCATGTTGGCGATGCTGGATTCCACTTCCTTGAGCTTCTTCTCAGCTTCTGCCTGGCGGGCCTGCAGATCATCAAGCTCCTGCTTGATGCCATCACGACGGCCAACGAAAAATGCTTTGATCTTGGATCCGGCCGCCCAGTACAGGACACCGAGGAAGATAGCGAAGTTGCCTAAGCGGAAAGCATAGTCTTTCAGCTTCTCTGCCGTGAAAAGTTCGTGGGTGCCTTCTGCCGTGTTAGCAAATGCTACAGAGGAGACAGCCAGTGCGGCGATGAGTACCGCAAAAAACACATTAAACCGTTTCAAGATGAAACCCTCCTC containing:
- a CDS encoding ATP synthase F0 subunit B yields the protein MKRFNVFFAVLIAALAVSSVAFANTAEGTHELFTAEKLKDYAFRLGNFAIFLGVLYWAAGSKIKAFFVGRRDGIKQELDDLQARQAEAEKKLKEVESSIANMAAEKAQILEDAKAQGEVLKAALIEKGKRDAAALTEQAKRTASNEAAAAIATIRGEMADMVIEAAEKIVAEKLSAEDHDKLVDDYLTKVVLN